A single genomic interval of Spirosoma taeanense harbors:
- a CDS encoding NADP-dependent isocitrate dehydrogenase — protein sequence MEKIKVANPVVELDGDEMTRIIWKFIKDKLILPYVDVDIKYYDLGIEYRDETNDQVTVDAANAIKQYGVGIKCATITPDEDRVKEFNLKQMWKSPNGTIRNILDGTVFREPIVMQNVPRLVTNWTAPIIVGRHAFGDQYRATDFVVPGAGKLTMKFEGEDGQVQEFDVFNFKGPGVAMGMYNVEESIRGFAMACFNMALQKGWPLYLSTKNTILKKYDGRFKDIFEEIYQGQFKAKGVHYEHRLIDDMVASALKWNGNFVWACKNYDGDVQSDTVAQGFGSLGLMTSVLVTPDGKTMEAEAAHGTVTRHYREHQKGNKTSTNPIASIYAWTRGLAFRGQLDGNQPLIDFCHALEQVCVETVESGKMTKDLAISVFPNDTNLVAGQHYLNTEDFLEALDTNLKAKLQA from the coding sequence ATGGAAAAAATTAAGGTGGCGAATCCGGTTGTCGAACTGGATGGCGACGAAATGACCCGCATCATCTGGAAGTTTATCAAAGACAAGCTGATTCTGCCCTACGTTGATGTTGACATTAAATACTACGACCTCGGCATCGAGTACCGCGACGAAACCAACGATCAGGTAACGGTTGATGCGGCCAACGCGATCAAGCAGTACGGTGTAGGTATCAAATGCGCAACCATTACGCCCGATGAAGACCGCGTGAAGGAGTTCAACCTGAAGCAGATGTGGAAGTCGCCCAACGGCACCATCCGCAACATCCTGGATGGAACAGTATTCCGCGAGCCAATCGTAATGCAGAACGTACCACGTCTGGTCACCAACTGGACTGCGCCGATCATCGTTGGCCGCCACGCGTTTGGCGATCAGTACCGGGCTACGGATTTCGTTGTGCCGGGCGCTGGTAAACTGACCATGAAGTTCGAAGGCGAAGACGGGCAGGTGCAGGAGTTCGACGTGTTCAACTTCAAAGGACCGGGCGTAGCGATGGGTATGTACAACGTTGAGGAGTCGATTCGTGGCTTTGCCATGGCCTGCTTTAACATGGCTCTGCAGAAAGGCTGGCCGTTGTACCTCTCGACCAAAAATACCATTCTGAAGAAATACGACGGTCGGTTTAAAGATATTTTCGAAGAGATTTACCAGGGTCAGTTCAAGGCGAAAGGCGTTCACTACGAACACCGCCTGATCGACGACATGGTGGCCTCGGCGCTAAAGTGGAACGGTAACTTCGTCTGGGCGTGTAAGAACTACGACGGCGACGTACAGTCGGATACGGTTGCGCAGGGCTTTGGCTCACTGGGTCTGATGACCTCTGTACTCGTTACGCCGGATGGCAAGACGATGGAGGCCGAAGCCGCCCACGGTACCGTAACGCGCCACTACCGCGAGCATCAGAAAGGCAACAAAACCTCAACCAACCCGATTGCCTCGATCTACGCCTGGACGCGTGGTCTGGCGTTCCGGGGCCAGCTCGACGGCAACCAGCCGCTGATTGACTTCTGCCATGCGCTGGAGCAGGTTTGCGTGGAAACCGTCGAAAGCGGCAAGATGACCAAGGATCTGGCGATTTCGGTATTCCCCAACGACACGAACCTTGTGGCGGGTCAGCACTACCTGAATACGGAGGACTTCCTCGAAGCCCTGGACACGAACCTGAAAGCTAAACTTCAGGCGTAA
- a CDS encoding c-type cytochrome — protein MKSAKKIFKRIGQALGVLVLVIGGFCAYVALTPIRSYDPPTPPVIQVKVTEARVKRGEVIAQLQCMACHADNNNRVTGKRLDELPALFGTIYSRNITQDKEKGIGNWTDGEIIYFLRTGIRRDGTIAFMPKYNLMADEDIKSVVAWLRSDRFPVQPSNQEAPPSEYSFVAKLLPWTLIKPNNYPAHLIPLPDSTKPAQMGKYVATAVGDCYGCHSANYLDLDSEHPERTKGYFAGGSKFTGEDGKSILSANLTFDDETGIGKKYTKEQFIRAVKMGVRPDGSVLRYPMGPRPALSDQEVGAIYEYLRTVPRQHNNIAQKTAEVQLAEK, from the coding sequence ATGAAATCGGCAAAAAAAATTTTCAAGCGCATAGGCCAGGCATTAGGCGTACTGGTGCTTGTGATCGGTGGTTTTTGCGCTTATGTGGCCCTAACACCGATCCGTTCCTATGATCCGCCCACGCCACCTGTCATTCAGGTTAAGGTAACCGAAGCCCGGGTGAAGCGGGGCGAAGTCATTGCTCAGCTACAATGCATGGCCTGTCATGCAGACAACAACAACCGCGTAACCGGCAAACGTCTGGATGAACTGCCTGCTCTGTTCGGAACGATTTATTCGCGCAACATTACCCAGGATAAGGAAAAAGGCATCGGCAACTGGACCGATGGTGAGATTATCTATTTCCTGCGTACCGGCATCCGGCGCGATGGAACAATTGCCTTCATGCCTAAATACAACCTGATGGCCGATGAAGACATCAAGTCGGTAGTGGCCTGGCTGCGGTCCGATCGGTTTCCAGTTCAACCGTCCAACCAGGAAGCTCCCCCATCTGAGTACAGCTTTGTAGCTAAGCTCCTGCCCTGGACACTGATCAAACCAAACAATTACCCGGCGCACCTCATTCCGCTGCCCGACAGCACCAAGCCGGCCCAGATGGGAAAATACGTCGCTACGGCCGTGGGTGACTGCTACGGATGCCACTCGGCCAACTACCTGGATTTAGATAGTGAACACCCCGAGCGGACAAAAGGCTATTTTGCTGGCGGCAGCAAGTTTACGGGTGAAGATGGCAAATCGATCCTATCGGCCAATCTGACCTTCGACGACGAAACGGGTATTGGTAAGAAATACACTAAAGAGCAGTTTATCCGGGCGGTTAAAATGGGCGTTCGCCCCGATGGCTCCGTGCTTCGTTATCCCATGGGCCCCCGCCCCGCACTCTCAGATCAGGAAGTTGGTGCTATTTATGAATATCTCAGAACCGTTCCCAGACAGCATAACAACATAGCCCAGAAGACCGCAGAGGTTCAACTTGCCGAGAAATAG
- a CDS encoding sensor histidine kinase — protein MNKFTYTEQDGRVRQIVLPVFLLLFNSLTLGDRYWTDWRVFLLASSISFALYFGHWFINNAMALHIHRRHPSYQRVIRRICLSSLLASINSLLVTVLVMWIYGQLGYPVAPTRWLLALAFVFLTVIIVTAVYEGIHAFEQWKRYFMESEQLKKAQLQSQLEALKQQVNPHFLFNSLNILDALIDDDPQQARQFLDEMSTVYRYLLRSNEQNLTSLSTELAFIESYYQMLRTRHGQSLHLVTRISPQYANHQIPPLTLQLLVENAVKHNIILPDQPLTIEIATDDQAQLTVRNNLQRKHTQVNSSGVGLSNILTKYRVLGQATPTFQEDDQQFVVTLPLVAA, from the coding sequence GTGAACAAATTTACCTATACCGAACAGGATGGCCGCGTTCGGCAGATAGTACTGCCGGTATTCCTGTTGCTGTTCAATAGCCTTACGCTGGGCGACCGTTACTGGACAGACTGGCGCGTTTTTCTGCTGGCCAGCAGCATCTCGTTTGCGCTTTACTTCGGTCATTGGTTCATCAATAACGCAATGGCCTTGCACATTCACCGCAGGCATCCTTCCTACCAGCGCGTTATCCGTCGAATTTGCCTTTCCAGTTTATTGGCGAGCATTAACTCCCTGCTGGTTACTGTGCTGGTGATGTGGATTTATGGCCAGTTAGGGTATCCCGTAGCCCCAACTCGGTGGCTATTGGCGTTAGCGTTTGTCTTTCTGACGGTTATCATCGTAACCGCAGTCTATGAAGGTATCCATGCGTTTGAGCAGTGGAAACGCTACTTTATGGAATCGGAACAGCTTAAGAAAGCGCAGCTGCAAAGCCAGCTCGAAGCACTTAAGCAACAGGTGAATCCTCACTTCCTCTTCAACAGCCTCAACATTCTCGACGCCCTGATTGACGATGACCCGCAACAGGCCCGCCAGTTTCTGGACGAAATGAGTACGGTATACCGCTATCTGTTACGATCTAACGAACAGAATCTTACCTCGCTCTCAACCGAACTGGCATTCATTGAATCGTATTACCAGATGTTACGTACCCGGCACGGTCAGTCGCTGCACCTCGTCACCCGGATCAGTCCGCAATACGCCAATCATCAGATACCTCCCTTAACGCTGCAGCTTCTGGTCGAGAATGCGGTGAAACATAATATCATCCTGCCCGATCAGCCGCTAACCATCGAGATTGCTACCGATGATCAGGCACAGCTTACCGTCCGCAATAACCTGCAGCGGAAGCATACCCAGGTAAACTCCAGCGGTGTTGGCCTCAGCAACATCCTGACCAAATACCGCGTGCTGGGACAGGCTACGCCTACGTTTCAGGAGGATGATCAGCAGTTTGTGGTTACTCTTCCACTCGTGGCAGCGTAG
- a CDS encoding endonuclease/exonuclease/phosphatase family protein translates to MRVLFLCLLGSVLAARSSFAQKSEPIVVATYNLRYNNKGDGVNAWPNRKENVKALIRFHEFDIFGTQEALRDQLNDVAELNEFAFFGAGRDDGKEAGEHSAIFYKKDRFKIRDSGNFWLSETPDKPGKGWDATCCNRICSWARFTDLNTRKDFFFFSVHFDHQGVEARRQSGKLMVEKIKEIAKSQPVILVGDLNSTPETEQVKTIQTLLNDTHNVTEQPPYGPEGTFNSFKFEAPMDKRIDYIFVSKQFDVLKYGVLTDAKEQRYPSDHQPVMVKVVMK, encoded by the coding sequence ATGCGCGTATTGTTTCTTTGTTTGCTGGGAAGCGTACTGGCCGCCCGGTCTTCTTTCGCTCAAAAATCAGAACCTATCGTTGTCGCTACGTATAACCTCCGGTACAACAACAAAGGCGATGGCGTCAATGCCTGGCCCAACCGGAAAGAGAACGTAAAAGCCCTGATTCGTTTCCACGAGTTCGATATTTTCGGCACGCAGGAGGCCTTGCGGGACCAGCTAAATGATGTTGCCGAGTTAAACGAGTTTGCCTTTTTCGGGGCCGGTCGTGACGATGGTAAAGAAGCTGGCGAGCATTCGGCGATCTTCTATAAAAAGGATCGGTTTAAAATCCGCGATTCCGGAAATTTCTGGCTGAGCGAAACCCCCGACAAACCCGGCAAGGGCTGGGATGCCACCTGTTGCAACCGTATCTGCTCCTGGGCCCGGTTTACCGACCTGAACACAAGGAAAGACTTCTTCTTTTTCAGCGTTCACTTCGATCATCAGGGCGTTGAGGCCCGTCGGCAGTCGGGTAAGCTGATGGTGGAGAAAATCAAGGAGATCGCTAAAAGCCAACCGGTCATTCTAGTGGGGGATCTAAACTCGACGCCCGAAACCGAGCAGGTCAAAACGATTCAGACGCTGCTGAACGACACGCACAACGTAACGGAGCAGCCGCCTTACGGTCCCGAAGGCACCTTTAACAGCTTTAAGTTCGAAGCGCCGATGGACAAACGCATTGATTACATCTTTGTCAGCAAGCAGTTCGATGTGCTGAAATATGGTGTGCTGACCGATGCCAAAGAGCAGCGTTACCCATCCGATCACCAGCCAGTGATGGTAAAAGTGGTGATGAAGTGA
- a CDS encoding carboxypeptidase-like regulatory domain-containing protein: MQIHSCLFFCGISLTSNIIAGSADLLPTFGNGYLSTTTAAEQTVTGTVSDEKDEVLPGVSVVVKGTQRGTTANAKGPYRIRYPTDQLR; this comes from the coding sequence GTGCAAATACATTCCTGCTTGTTCTTCTGTGGTATATCGCTGACAAGCAACATAATAGCCGGTTCGGCTGACCTGCTCCCTACATTCGGCAATGGCTATCTGTCGACTACGACCGCTGCCGAACAAACCGTAACGGGAACCGTCAGCGACGAAAAAGACGAAGTTCTGCCGGGCGTAAGCGTTGTCGTGAAAGGCACTCAGCGCGGAACGACAGCCAACGCCAAAGGGCCGTACCGGATACGGTACCCGACGGATCAGCTACGTTGA
- a CDS encoding RagB/SusD family nutrient uptake outer membrane protein → MLENRSLPNLTKGLQGTIPNLNLNIGDGKPIQSPTYNIRNVNSISIMRYAEILLNYAEAKTELGTLTNEDGKNDVVFYKIKPATQLPGVTYINVAETVNGVPNPQRLKNDTSGELTWLTNIPRNWNEKYYLYPIPENDRLLNPKLCQNPGW, encoded by the coding sequence GTGCTTGAAAACCGCTCGCTGCCTAACCTGACCAAGGGGCTACAGGGAACCATTCCGAACCTGAACCTGAATATAGGCGATGGCAAACCCATTCAGTCACCGACGTATAATATCCGGAACGTCAACTCCATTTCCATTATGCGTTACGCCGAGATTCTGCTGAACTACGCCGAAGCCAAGACCGAACTGGGTACGCTGACAAACGAAGACGGCAAGAACGACGTCGTTTTCTATAAAATCAAACCGGCTACCCAACTGCCCGGCGTTACGTATATCAACGTAGCCGAAACAGTCAACGGCGTGCCGAATCCGCAGCGGTTAAAAAACGACACATCGGGCGAGCTGACCTGGCTGACCAACATCCCGAGAAACTGGAATGAGAAATATTACCTCTATCCCATTCCGGAGAACGATCGACTCCTAAACCCTAAACTCTGCCAGAATCCCGGCTGGTAA
- a CDS encoding amidohydrolase yields MKKITLLLALLWPALLFGQSKKGGKTLDRLEKLKAEAAAAVDARKDQAQQINDMLFSFSELGFQEEETFNYLTKLLEKEGFTIQKGISGMPTAWIATWGSGKPVIAIGSDVDCIPKASQKPGVAYKDPIVEGAPGHGEGHNSGQALNIVAALSVKQLMEREKIPGTLMLWPGVAEELVGAKAFYIRDGYFKDVDACIFTHVGHNLVTSYGDAGNNGLVSVKFNFEGSAAHAAGAPWRGKSALDAVELMNIGWNFRREHLELTQRSHYVISDGGDQPNVVPSKASVWYYFRERSYPKIRKLFETGIKIAEGAALMTDTKFTYEILGSAWPGHFNKPIAEAMYQNIKKVGLPTWSPEDQMLAKATQKELEARKIEGLAMKLDSLGLPASTAPTVMMGGQTLVPLTGGSDDIADISWSLPTIVLRYPSNIPDLPGHHWSNAISMATPIAHKGVVAGAKAEAMTLLDMLLKPEIIKEAWAYYNNEQTKEQKYTPLISPKEFPAIYLNQKIMADFKPKLEKFYYDPSKYKTYLEQLGIKYPTLRDDQRAELEKAKDVRGK; encoded by the coding sequence ATGAAAAAAATTACTCTCTTACTGGCCCTGCTCTGGCCTGCCCTTCTGTTTGGGCAATCGAAAAAAGGCGGCAAAACACTCGACCGGCTTGAAAAGCTCAAGGCCGAAGCAGCTGCCGCCGTCGACGCCCGGAAAGATCAGGCGCAGCAGATCAATGACATGCTGTTCAGCTTCTCGGAGCTGGGCTTTCAGGAAGAAGAAACATTCAACTACCTGACGAAGCTGCTCGAAAAAGAAGGCTTTACCATTCAGAAAGGGATTTCGGGCATGCCTACGGCCTGGATTGCCACCTGGGGCAGCGGCAAACCCGTTATCGCTATCGGCTCCGACGTAGACTGCATTCCAAAGGCCAGTCAGAAGCCCGGCGTAGCGTATAAAGATCCAATTGTTGAAGGAGCGCCCGGCCACGGTGAGGGGCACAATTCCGGTCAGGCGCTCAACATCGTTGCGGCTCTGTCGGTGAAACAGTTGATGGAACGCGAGAAAATCCCCGGTACGCTTATGCTCTGGCCCGGCGTTGCCGAAGAACTCGTGGGCGCCAAAGCGTTTTACATTCGCGACGGCTACTTTAAAGATGTTGATGCCTGCATTTTCACCCACGTAGGCCACAACCTGGTTACCTCCTATGGCGACGCCGGGAACAACGGTCTGGTGTCGGTTAAATTCAACTTCGAAGGATCAGCCGCCCACGCGGCCGGGGCACCCTGGCGGGGTAAAAGCGCCCTCGACGCCGTCGAACTGATGAACATCGGCTGGAACTTTCGGCGCGAACACCTTGAACTGACCCAGCGCTCGCATTACGTCATTTCCGACGGGGGCGATCAGCCCAACGTCGTCCCATCGAAAGCGTCGGTCTGGTATTATTTCCGCGAACGCTCCTACCCAAAGATCCGCAAGCTGTTTGAAACGGGAATAAAAATTGCCGAAGGTGCGGCCCTGATGACCGACACCAAGTTTACGTACGAAATTCTGGGCTCAGCCTGGCCGGGGCATTTTAACAAGCCCATTGCCGAAGCCATGTACCAGAACATCAAAAAAGTGGGCTTACCCACCTGGTCGCCCGAGGACCAGATGCTGGCCAAGGCAACCCAGAAGGAACTGGAAGCCCGCAAAATAGAAGGTCTGGCCATGAAGCTGGATAGCCTGGGCTTACCCGCGTCCACGGCACCAACCGTCATGATGGGCGGTCAGACGCTCGTGCCGCTCACGGGCGGCTCCGACGATATTGCGGATATATCGTGGTCCCTGCCAACAATTGTACTGCGCTATCCCAGCAATATTCCAGACCTGCCCGGCCACCACTGGAGCAATGCCATCTCAATGGCGACGCCCATTGCGCACAAAGGGGTTGTGGCCGGCGCCAAAGCTGAAGCCATGACCCTGCTCGATATGCTGCTCAAGCCCGAAATCATAAAAGAAGCCTGGGCGTACTACAACAATGAGCAAACCAAAGAGCAGAAATATACGCCCCTGATTTCGCCCAAAGAGTTTCCGGCCATTTACCTGAACCAGAAAATCATGGCCGATTTCAAGCCGAAACTAGAGAAGTTTTACTACGATCCGTCGAAGTACAAAACCTACCTGGAGCAGCTTGGCATCAAGTATCCAACCCTGCGCGACGACCAGCGGGCGGAGCTGGAGAAGGCTAAAGATGTCCGAGGAAAATAA